A genomic stretch from Edaphobacter aggregans includes:
- a CDS encoding carboxymuconolactone decarboxylase family protein, whose amino-acid sequence MNFEMALEELIGGLPAYAKDLKLNYSSLVKQNTELTKQQLWGTVVSAAIATRNPELTAAVIAESEANGLNAGALDAAKAAAAIMGMNNVYYRFHHLTSNEKYATLPARLRMNALRGHSVEHVDFELWCLAVSAVNACGKCVDSHEQVLRQKGATEELINAAIRVTSVIHAIGVVLDSEKASPTPAA is encoded by the coding sequence ATGAACTTCGAGATGGCATTGGAAGAGCTAATCGGCGGTCTGCCCGCTTACGCAAAGGATCTGAAGCTGAACTACTCCTCGCTGGTGAAGCAGAATACTGAGCTGACGAAGCAGCAACTCTGGGGAACGGTTGTCTCCGCTGCAATTGCCACGCGCAATCCAGAGTTGACGGCAGCAGTTATCGCAGAGTCCGAGGCGAACGGTCTCAATGCTGGTGCGCTCGATGCTGCTAAGGCCGCTGCGGCAATCATGGGGATGAACAATGTCTACTATCGTTTTCATCACCTGACATCGAACGAGAAGTACGCGACGTTGCCGGCGCGGTTGCGCATGAACGCGCTGCGCGGACACTCAGTAGAGCACGTGGACTTCGAGTTGTGGTGTCTGGCGGTGAGCGCGGTAAACGCCTGCGGTAAGTGTGTCGATTCGCACGAGCAGGTGCTACGGCAGAAGGGCGCGACTGAAGAGCTGATCAACGCAGCGATTCGCGTGACCTCGGTGATTCACGCCATCGGCGTTGTGTTGGACTCGGAAAAAGCTTCGCCAACTCCGGCGGCGTAA
- a CDS encoding DUF2203 domain-containing protein — MSKTFTLNEAQTLLPVVEALLRKGQAAGGRAGELDSEMQELSQRIFLFGGTHVNVVVAARRKAEYDKSVQEAKDTLAEIEAIGVQIKDFEQGLLDFPCLLEGKTVLLCWKLGEKEIGFWHAPEDGFAGRKPLDSRFGKTERERLN; from the coding sequence GTGAGCAAGACGTTTACCTTGAACGAGGCGCAGACGCTGCTGCCTGTGGTGGAAGCATTGTTGCGTAAGGGGCAGGCGGCTGGCGGGCGCGCAGGCGAACTCGACTCAGAGATGCAGGAGCTTAGCCAGCGGATATTCCTCTTCGGGGGAACGCACGTGAACGTCGTCGTCGCCGCCCGCCGCAAGGCCGAGTACGACAAGTCCGTGCAGGAAGCCAAAGATACCCTGGCCGAAATTGAAGCTATCGGAGTGCAAATAAAGGACTTCGAACAAGGCCTGCTGGACTTCCCCTGTCTCCTTGAGGGCAAAACGGTGCTGTTGTGCTGGAAACTGGGCGAAAAGGAGATCGGCTTCTGGCATGCACCGGAGGATGGCTTCGCCGGGCGCAAGCCGCTGGACTCCCGCTTTGGCAAGACGGAACGGGAGCGGCTGAACTAG
- a CDS encoding LysR family transcriptional regulator: MDLVQMETFLAVAEERSFSRAAARLHRTQPAVSQAIAKLESELGEVLFERSSRDGTLTDAGEVLREYAAKLLNLRTEAEGALTELRSLHRGRLNLAANEYTCLYLLPLLDEFRRQNPRIKLAVQRTLASRISDEVLMHSVELGVLSFRPDDAQLKSMVVYRDELAFVVNPRHPLAKEGTVSIRQLGAQNFIAHNVSSPQRQKVIQTFQRHKTPLRMGVELPSLEAIKRFVEMGNGVALVPGLTVQPEIENGALVKVQIQELQIERKLRLVYRRQASLSHAALAFLKIVEAYAAAHGDPYCFQPERGV; this comes from the coding sequence TTGGATCTGGTCCAGATGGAGACGTTTCTCGCGGTGGCAGAAGAGCGAAGCTTCTCGCGCGCGGCGGCACGCCTCCATCGTACTCAGCCAGCGGTGAGTCAGGCAATCGCCAAGCTCGAGTCGGAACTGGGCGAAGTGCTGTTTGAGCGGTCATCCCGCGATGGGACATTGACCGACGCCGGTGAAGTGCTGCGGGAGTATGCGGCTAAGCTGCTGAATCTGCGAACCGAGGCGGAAGGTGCTCTGACGGAGCTGCGATCGCTGCACCGCGGCAGGCTGAATCTGGCGGCTAATGAGTACACGTGCCTGTATCTGCTGCCGCTGCTGGATGAGTTCCGGCGGCAGAATCCGCGGATTAAGCTGGCGGTGCAGCGGACGCTAGCGAGCCGAATCTCGGACGAGGTGCTGATGCATTCGGTGGAACTAGGTGTGCTGTCGTTCCGGCCGGATGACGCCCAGTTGAAGTCGATGGTGGTGTACCGGGATGAGCTGGCGTTTGTGGTGAATCCGCGACACCCGTTGGCGAAGGAGGGGACGGTCTCGATCCGGCAGCTTGGAGCGCAGAACTTTATTGCCCACAATGTCTCGTCGCCACAGCGCCAGAAGGTGATCCAGACGTTTCAGCGGCACAAGACTCCGCTGCGGATGGGTGTGGAGTTGCCTTCACTTGAGGCGATCAAGCGGTTTGTGGAGATGGGCAATGGCGTCGCGCTGGTGCCAGGGCTGACGGTCCAACCGGAGATTGAGAACGGTGCGCTGGTGAAGGTGCAGATTCAAGAGCTGCAGATCGAACGCAAATTGCGGCTGGTGTACCGGAGGCAGGCAAGTCTTTCGCACGCGGCGCTGGCGTTTCTGAAGATTGTGGAAGCTTATGCGGCTGCGCACGGAGACCCGTATTGCTTTCAACCGGAACGCGGCGTATAG
- a CDS encoding transcriptional repressor — protein MNESKSFREICQENGIAVTHQRQVLYEVMKSMHGHPSPEEVYARVKKKVPAISLATVYKNIHLFVESGVFRKMSMHHGSVRVEMNDEPHHHMVCSKCSAITDIGEKELGLVPKRNRLADGFLVERYSVDVIGVCAKCQMAST, from the coding sequence GTGAATGAGTCCAAGTCGTTTCGTGAGATCTGCCAGGAGAACGGTATCGCCGTGACCCACCAGCGGCAGGTGCTCTACGAAGTGATGAAGTCGATGCATGGCCATCCGAGCCCGGAAGAGGTCTATGCGCGGGTGAAGAAGAAAGTTCCGGCCATCTCGCTGGCGACCGTCTACAAAAATATTCATTTGTTTGTGGAGAGCGGCGTCTTTCGCAAGATGAGCATGCATCACGGCTCTGTGCGCGTTGAGATGAACGATGAGCCGCATCACCACATGGTCTGTTCCAAATGCAGCGCGATTACCGATATAGGCGAGAAAGAGCTTGGCCTGGTTCCCAAACGCAACCGATTGGCCGATGGATTTCTTGTCGAGCGATACTCCGTTGATGTCATAGGTGTGTGTGCGAAGTGTCAGATGGCTTCAACCTGA
- a CDS encoding M28 family peptidase encodes MIPASSKSKNPRLLLPLFVLLAALPALAQKPATARFSGQAAYDLTKQYLDAAPHRWIGSPDHAKAEEFIKSHFAAEAAKGNFEVDSFSASTPAGLLPMRNFIVRYPGKKDGVIVLASHYETNYPLKDTGFVGANDGAATSALLMEIGNYLRAHPPEGYSVWLVFDDGEEAIRSWSASDSLYGTRHLAARWSQNGTLAKIKAFIVADMIADKDLNIDRDLNSTPALEDLLLQAAKNTGHSAYVFKNSNQVEDDHLPFKQRGVPVLDMIDIDYGPHTSAMPDGYHHTPQDTIDKISPKSLQISGDLILEVIRLINQRP; translated from the coding sequence ATGATCCCTGCATCAAGCAAATCAAAGAATCCGCGATTGCTTCTGCCGTTGTTTGTTCTCCTCGCTGCCCTGCCCGCACTGGCTCAGAAGCCGGCCACTGCCCGATTCAGCGGACAAGCCGCCTACGACCTGACCAAACAGTATCTCGACGCCGCTCCCCATCGCTGGATCGGCTCGCCCGACCACGCCAAGGCCGAAGAGTTCATCAAATCGCACTTCGCCGCCGAGGCAGCCAAGGGCAACTTCGAGGTCGACAGCTTCTCCGCCAGCACCCCTGCCGGTCTGCTTCCCATGCGCAACTTCATCGTGCGCTATCCGGGCAAGAAGGACGGCGTCATCGTCCTGGCCAGCCACTACGAGACCAACTACCCGCTCAAGGACACCGGCTTCGTCGGAGCCAACGACGGCGCCGCCACCTCAGCGCTACTCATGGAGATCGGCAACTACCTTCGCGCGCATCCGCCCGAGGGCTACAGCGTTTGGCTGGTCTTTGACGACGGCGAAGAGGCCATCCGCTCCTGGTCCGCCTCCGACTCCCTCTACGGCACCCGCCATCTCGCCGCCAGGTGGTCCCAAAACGGCACCCTCGCCAAGATCAAGGCCTTCATCGTCGCCGATATGATCGCCGATAAAGACCTCAATATCGACCGCGACCTGAACTCCACCCCCGCACTCGAGGACTTACTGCTTCAGGCGGCTAAAAATACCGGCCATTCAGCCTACGTCTTCAAGAACTCCAACCAGGTCGAAGACGACCATCTTCCCTTCAAGCAGCGCGGCGTCCCGGTCCTCGACATGATCGATATCGACTACGGCCCACACACGAGCGCGATGCCGGACGGCTATCATCACACCCCTCAGGACACCATCGATAAGATCTCCCCGAAATCACTCCAGATCTCAGGCGATCTCATCCTCGAGGTGATCCGCCTCATCAACCAGCGCCCATAA
- a CDS encoding peroxiredoxin: protein MLQIGEKFPNYSVTATISTDKDEAKAFTTITEESYPGKWKVYFFWPKDFTFVCPTEIAAFGKLNSEFTDRDCQILGGSTDNEYVHAAWRTHHADLKDLPFPMLSDIKHDLCGQLGILDEKAGVAQRATFIVDPDNIIRFIYVTDLSVGRNPQEVLRVLDALQTDELCPCNWQKGEATLA, encoded by the coding sequence ATGTTGCAAATTGGCGAAAAATTTCCTAACTACAGCGTTACTGCCACTATCTCTACCGACAAGGACGAGGCCAAGGCATTCACCACCATCACTGAAGAGTCCTATCCTGGTAAGTGGAAGGTGTACTTCTTCTGGCCCAAGGACTTTACCTTCGTCTGTCCGACCGAGATCGCTGCCTTCGGCAAATTGAACAGTGAGTTCACCGATCGCGACTGCCAGATCCTCGGCGGCAGCACCGACAACGAGTACGTCCACGCAGCATGGCGCACGCATCACGCAGACCTCAAGGACCTGCCCTTCCCCATGCTGTCGGACATCAAGCACGATCTCTGCGGACAGCTCGGCATCCTTGATGAGAAGGCGGGCGTTGCCCAGCGCGCTACGTTCATCGTCGATCCGGATAACATCATCCGCTTCATCTATGTCACTGATCTGTCTGTAGGTCGCAACCCGCAGGAGGTTCTGCGCGTGCTCGATGCGCTGCAGACCGACGAACTCTGCCCCTGCAACTGGCAAAAAGGCGAAGCGACCCTGGCATAG
- the tatC gene encoding twin-arginine translocase subunit TatC, with protein MADLVDRARAAVTDRAELPGMSLMEHLDELRKRLIRAVIYLLIGFAVAYMFHERLYGIVQHPMDVLNLQLNFTHPTDGLNLYLKTSLVGGAILASPFILYQVWLFISPGMYTNEKKYVVPFMTATVTLFLAGVWFAYHWVLPGALRVLIGDFGRRFHPIITIEDYTNFFLSVILGLGITFELPILIFFLSILGIVDAKFLLRHIRYAILVIFVIAAIICPLPDPFSMCLFATPMLALYMVGVGVAWVFNPSRRKNKEIKPA; from the coding sequence ATGGCTGATTTAGTAGACCGGGCCCGCGCTGCTGTTACCGACCGAGCAGAACTTCCAGGCATGAGCCTGATGGAGCATCTCGATGAGCTCCGCAAGCGGCTCATCCGCGCCGTCATCTATCTGCTCATCGGCTTCGCAGTAGCCTACATGTTCCACGAGCGGTTGTACGGCATCGTCCAGCATCCGATGGACGTCCTGAACCTTCAGCTCAACTTCACCCACCCGACCGACGGACTGAACCTTTATCTGAAGACGTCGCTGGTTGGCGGGGCCATCCTCGCATCGCCTTTCATCCTCTACCAGGTCTGGCTCTTCATCTCGCCCGGTATGTACACCAACGAGAAAAAGTACGTGGTTCCCTTCATGACCGCCACGGTCACGCTCTTTCTTGCGGGTGTATGGTTCGCCTACCACTGGGTTCTGCCCGGCGCACTCCGGGTCCTGATCGGCGACTTCGGCCGACGCTTCCACCCCATCATCACCATCGAGGACTACACCAACTTCTTCCTCTCGGTGATTCTCGGCCTCGGCATCACCTTCGAGCTGCCGATCCTCATCTTCTTCCTCTCCATCCTCGGCATCGTCGATGCAAAGTTCCTCCTCCGGCACATTCGCTACGCCATCCTGGTGATCTTTGTCATCGCGGCCATCATCTGCCCACTGCCTGATCCATTCAGCATGTGCCTGTTTGCGACTCCCATGCTTGCTCTCTATATGGTGGGCGTCGGCGTGGCCTGGGTCTTCAATCCATCACGCCGCAAGAATAAAGAGATCAAACCCGCATGA
- a CDS encoding 2-isopropylmalate synthase codes for MVDPNKIVFFDTTLRDGEQSPGCTMHHAEKLRFAHQLANLGVDIIEAGFPIASTGDFESVRTIAAEVKGVRIAALARAKSIDIESAARAVEPATQNRIHTFLSSSDIHLQHQMKLSRDQALDLAGESVRLARSLVDDVEFSPMDATRSDPAYLCAMVTIAVQAGATTINIPDTVGYITPSEYAAIFRMLKQLPGMEKVIFSTHCHDDLGLAVANTLAGIEGGARQVEVAVNGIGERAGNAALEEVAAALLVRHDVLPYTSNIVNTQLYPTSALLSEIVNHKVSPNKAVVGKNAFAHESGIHQHGVLENPLTYEIMTPASVGVIANSIVLGKHSGRRALEHRLVELGHAFSKQEIDEIYARFTELADRKKLIYDEDLISLLQPEKTPTLTR; via the coding sequence ATGGTCGATCCAAATAAGATCGTCTTCTTCGACACCACCCTCCGCGACGGAGAACAATCACCCGGCTGCACCATGCACCATGCAGAAAAGTTGCGCTTTGCGCACCAGCTTGCCAATCTCGGCGTCGACATCATCGAAGCAGGTTTTCCTATTGCATCGACTGGAGACTTCGAATCGGTCCGCACCATCGCGGCCGAGGTTAAAGGTGTGCGCATCGCAGCGCTGGCTCGTGCCAAGTCGATCGATATCGAGTCCGCCGCCCGCGCGGTTGAACCGGCAACGCAGAACCGCATCCATACGTTTCTTTCTTCCTCTGACATTCATCTTCAACACCAGATGAAGCTGTCGCGAGATCAGGCTCTCGACCTCGCCGGAGAGTCAGTCCGTCTTGCGCGTTCGCTGGTTGACGATGTCGAGTTCTCTCCCATGGACGCCACACGCAGCGACCCCGCTTACCTTTGCGCCATGGTCACAATCGCGGTGCAGGCGGGCGCGACCACCATCAACATTCCAGACACCGTCGGATACATCACACCGTCCGAATACGCCGCGATCTTCCGCATGCTGAAGCAGCTTCCGGGCATGGAGAAGGTGATCTTTTCCACGCACTGCCATGACGATCTCGGCCTCGCGGTCGCCAATACACTTGCCGGCATTGAAGGCGGCGCGCGACAGGTAGAGGTTGCGGTGAACGGCATCGGGGAGCGGGCTGGAAACGCAGCTCTGGAAGAAGTAGCTGCAGCTCTGCTTGTTCGTCACGATGTTTTGCCTTACACCTCCAACATCGTGAACACTCAGCTTTACCCCACCAGCGCATTGCTGTCGGAGATCGTCAACCACAAGGTCTCGCCCAACAAAGCGGTGGTTGGAAAGAATGCTTTCGCGCACGAGAGCGGAATCCACCAACACGGCGTACTCGAAAATCCTCTTACCTACGAGATCATGACACCGGCTTCCGTTGGCGTCATCGCAAACAGCATCGTTCTCGGCAAGCACTCCGGGCGGCGCGCTCTGGAGCACCGTCTTGTCGAACTCGGTCACGCCTTTTCCAAGCAGGAGATTGACGAAATCTACGCCCGCTTCACCGAACTTGCGGATCGAAAGAAGTTAATCTACGACGAAGACCTCATCAGCCTGCTGCAGCCGGAAAAAACTCCAACGCTCACGCGTTAA
- a CDS encoding M28 family peptidase, with the protein MNFLASDELHGRGSATRDEHIAALFAAAQFQSLGLEPGGDDGTFLQKASLPSPMPQRLQQRISKYEDTPRKETWNAIGILRGTTLPNEVVLLTAHLDHLGIGPAVNGDTIYNGADDDASGTTAVLALARLLTTGQRPHRTIVFALFGSEEIGGFGNRAFLQHPPVPLSSIVANLEFEMIGRPDPAVPAGTLWLTGFDRSDLGPELAKHGAHLVNDPHPKEQFFQRSDNYALARQGIIAHTVSSFGLHTDYHQPSDEIRTIDFAHMAKAIASMVEPVRWLADTKWKPEWNPGKKPEQGSPGAAPANPNQPGKTQPK; encoded by the coding sequence ATGAACTTTCTCGCCAGCGATGAGCTTCATGGCCGAGGTTCGGCGACACGAGACGAGCATATCGCCGCACTCTTCGCTGCCGCGCAGTTTCAGTCACTCGGCCTCGAACCCGGCGGCGACGACGGCACCTTCCTGCAGAAGGCGTCCCTGCCCAGCCCCATGCCACAGCGGTTGCAGCAGCGGATCTCCAAGTATGAAGACACTCCGCGCAAGGAGACGTGGAATGCCATCGGCATCTTGCGCGGCACTACGTTGCCAAACGAGGTGGTCCTGCTGACTGCCCACCTGGACCATCTTGGCATCGGCCCTGCCGTTAACGGCGACACGATCTACAACGGCGCGGATGACGACGCATCCGGCACGACTGCGGTGCTCGCCCTCGCGCGTCTTCTCACCACCGGCCAGCGCCCTCACCGCACCATCGTCTTCGCGCTCTTCGGCTCGGAGGAGATCGGCGGCTTCGGTAACCGAGCGTTTCTTCAGCACCCACCGGTACCGCTGAGCAGCATCGTCGCCAACCTCGAGTTTGAGATGATCGGCCGGCCTGACCCCGCTGTTCCCGCCGGGACTCTGTGGCTCACCGGCTTCGACCGCTCCGACCTTGGCCCTGAGTTGGCGAAGCACGGCGCTCACCTGGTCAACGATCCTCACCCAAAAGAGCAGTTCTTCCAGCGCTCGGACAACTATGCGCTCGCACGCCAGGGGATCATCGCTCACACCGTCTCCAGCTTCGGGCTGCATACTGACTACCATCAGCCCTCCGACGAGATCCGCACTATCGACTTCGCACACATGGCCAAGGCAATCGCTTCGATGGTCGAGCCTGTGCGCTGGCTCGCCGATACGAAGTGGAAGCCGGAGTGGAATCCCGGCAAGAAGCCGGAACAAGGATCGCCCGGTGCAGCGCCGGCGAATCCTAATCAGCCTGGTAAAACTCAACCCAAATAA
- a CDS encoding TerC/Alx family metal homeostasis membrane protein yields the protein MPTTPMTHWVGFHVFVIALLAIELIYVRRHPGKIRATSIAATTLWVGAALLFSIFILRTMGGESATQYLAGYAIEEALSIDNLFVFLLLFRLFNISEPNQPKVLFWGVLGAIVMRGAFIAAGIGLLARFEWISYIFAAILLIASIRLVIPEDKKDPNHTPRWIKWLSKVHPVSLRQDHFFVIEDGRRMITVLFLALIAIEITDLVFALDSIPAVLSITRQPFIAYTSNIMAVMGLRSLYFLLIGMLATLRFLHYGLAAILAFAAIKMLGAHYFEVGPLTSLAIILTLLAVTVVLSLVRGRSSSKSAS from the coding sequence ATGCCTACCACCCCCATGACCCACTGGGTTGGCTTCCATGTCTTTGTCATCGCACTGCTTGCGATCGAGCTGATTTACGTCCGCCGGCATCCTGGGAAGATTCGGGCCACATCGATCGCCGCGACCACGCTATGGGTGGGCGCCGCGCTGCTCTTCTCCATATTCATCCTGCGTACGATGGGCGGTGAATCGGCCACCCAGTACCTGGCCGGCTACGCCATTGAAGAGGCTCTCTCCATCGACAACCTCTTCGTCTTCCTGCTTCTGTTCCGCCTCTTCAACATCTCCGAACCCAACCAACCCAAGGTGCTCTTCTGGGGAGTCCTCGGCGCCATCGTCATGCGCGGAGCCTTTATCGCCGCCGGCATCGGCCTGCTCGCCCGCTTCGAGTGGATCAGCTATATCTTCGCCGCGATCCTGCTGATCGCCTCCATCCGCCTCGTCATCCCCGAAGACAAGAAGGACCCCAACCACACCCCTCGCTGGATCAAATGGCTCTCCAAAGTTCACCCAGTGAGCCTGCGCCAGGATCATTTTTTCGTCATCGAAGACGGACGCCGCATGATTACGGTCCTCTTCCTCGCGCTCATCGCCATCGAGATCACTGATCTCGTCTTCGCCCTGGACTCCATCCCGGCGGTCCTCTCCATTACACGCCAGCCGTTCATCGCCTATACGTCGAACATCATGGCGGTGATGGGCCTGCGCTCACTCTACTTCTTGCTGATCGGGATGCTGGCCACACTGCGCTTCCTGCATTACGGCCTGGCTGCGATCCTGGCCTTCGCTGCCATCAAGATGCTAGGGGCGCATTACTTCGAGGTCGGCCCACTTACTTCGCTGGCCATCATTCTCACCCTGCTCGCCGTTACTGTCGTTCTGTCGCTTGTCCGGGGCAGATCATCAAGCAAGTCTGCAAGCTAG
- a CDS encoding DUF3761 domain-containing protein: MKTALRLMAFATGLLAVQVAMAQAPAGATGQCKDGTYTTSASKSGACHGHQGVKEWFATSAPAAAASTAKSTAAAAPAAAASTAKAAPAAAAAAPAAAASTTKSAASHASTATMAQAPGGGPGMVWVNTATNVYHCPGTQYYGKTKAGSYMSEADAKAKGAHADHNKPCS; encoded by the coding sequence ATGAAGACAGCCTTACGGTTGATGGCTTTTGCGACAGGGCTTCTCGCGGTGCAGGTGGCTATGGCGCAGGCACCCGCGGGAGCGACGGGACAGTGTAAGGACGGCACGTACACCACGTCGGCCAGCAAGAGCGGCGCGTGCCATGGGCATCAGGGCGTCAAGGAGTGGTTTGCAACCTCTGCTCCCGCTGCGGCTGCCAGCACAGCGAAGTCGACGGCAGCGGCTGCTCCGGCCGCGGCTGCCAGCACGGCGAAGGCTGCCCCTGCGGCAGCGGCTGCTGCTCCTGCTGCTGCTGCTTCGACCACCAAGTCTGCAGCGTCGCATGCGTCGACGGCCACCATGGCGCAGGCTCCGGGCGGCGGACCTGGAATGGTCTGGGTCAACACTGCCACGAACGTCTATCACTGTCCGGGTACGCAGTATTACGGGAAGACGAAGGCTGGTTCGTACATGTCCGAGGCCGATGCGAAGGCCAAGGGCGCTCACGCGGACCATAACAAGCCCTGCAGCTAG
- a CDS encoding twin-arginine translocase TatA/TatE family subunit, whose protein sequence is MPSLGDSAVIFILALLLFGPKKLPELARQLGKLMGEFRRASNEFRMQMEDELRMAEQAEQQKKIAAMEAAAPVTPAITDGAENTIANTESAAASSIPAEDLEVHPHMRQPEFEAEPLPIASSGELNMMPPSTGLPEARSSVSHAFDSVPHVPDPELNTPVSTEEFALQQKPDRHQTHDVEPSTTEASLHG, encoded by the coding sequence ATGCCGAGCCTCGGCGATAGCGCCGTAATATTTATTCTCGCCCTCCTCCTCTTCGGTCCGAAGAAGTTGCCCGAACTCGCGCGTCAACTGGGCAAACTCATGGGCGAGTTCCGTCGTGCCTCCAACGAGTTCCGCATGCAGATGGAAGACGAGCTCCGCATGGCCGAACAGGCCGAGCAGCAAAAGAAGATCGCCGCCATGGAGGCCGCCGCTCCCGTCACCCCAGCCATCACGGACGGAGCCGAAAACACCATCGCAAACACCGAGTCAGCCGCCGCTTCGTCGATTCCCGCCGAAGACCTTGAAGTCCACCCGCACATGCGGCAGCCCGAGTTCGAAGCCGAGCCCCTGCCCATCGCCAGCTCCGGCGAACTCAACATGATGCCGCCGTCCACAGGATTACCTGAGGCCCGCTCCTCCGTCTCACATGCATTCGATTCGGTGCCGCATGTGCCCGATCCGGAGCTCAACACACCTGTCTCAACCGAGGAGTTCGCCCTGCAACAGAAGCCGGACCGCCATCAGACGCACGATGTAGAACCAAGCACGACCGAGGCGTCGCTCCATGGCTGA
- a CDS encoding outer membrane beta-barrel protein → MKKTMLLGALMLVAAAGYAQESRQDASVSVMGVFAPQVNGNAVQLNATNTAGVLASYRYMLTPHSALELNYSYAQNSYAFRTSFLPNGRVAARQQEITGAYIYNFRSIKNFNPFLEAGVGGMIFTPIRNTGTNLFDTKQNTNVGALFGGGVAYELSPSFDIRAEYRGFVVKAPDFGLTNFKTNRYEVISLPAVGVAYHF, encoded by the coding sequence ATGAAGAAGACGATGCTGTTGGGGGCGCTGATGCTGGTGGCGGCTGCCGGATATGCGCAGGAGAGCCGCCAGGACGCAAGCGTTAGCGTCATGGGTGTATTTGCTCCGCAGGTGAATGGAAACGCGGTACAACTCAATGCGACGAACACAGCCGGTGTTCTGGCCAGTTACCGCTATATGCTGACACCGCACAGCGCACTCGAGTTGAATTACTCTTACGCGCAAAACTCGTATGCCTTCCGGACAAGCTTTCTGCCCAACGGACGGGTTGCTGCGCGCCAGCAGGAGATCACCGGTGCGTATATCTACAATTTCAGAAGTATTAAGAACTTCAATCCCTTCCTCGAGGCCGGTGTCGGCGGAATGATCTTCACTCCCATTCGCAACACGGGAACGAACCTGTTTGATACCAAGCAGAATACAAACGTGGGCGCTCTGTTTGGCGGCGGCGTGGCGTACGAGTTGAGCCCGAGCTTCGATATCAGGGCGGAGTACCGTGGCTTTGTGGTGAAGGCGCCTGATTTCGGGCTGACAAACTTCAAGACCAATCGGTACGAAGTGATCTCGCTGCCCGCGGTCGGTGTTGCTTACCACTTCTAA
- the nadA gene encoding quinolinate synthase NadA, with translation METVADSCSLDNYLAQPDHTMDARIAAAREILGKDVVLLGHHYQRDEVIRFADYTGDSYKLSKVACETDSKYMIFCGVHFMAETADVLAKPWQQVILPDLNAGCSMADMAEIGQVEDCWDSLERAGLTGDLIPLTYMNSAAAIKAFCGERGGLVCTSSNARGAFEWAFARAGKILFLPDQHLGRNTAFAMGIPLNEMVVWDPYQINGGVSPDRLKAAKVILWKGHCSVHQRFLPEHVDRVRANYPGMQVIVHPECRWEVCQKADAIGSTERIIEVIEKAPEGSSFAVGTEIHLVNRMAKRFAPLGKKVITLDDAGCLCTTMYRISPQHLAWALENLVENRVVNRIHVDDDVKHWAKVALDRMLEIRV, from the coding sequence GTGGAGACTGTTGCAGATTCGTGTTCCCTCGATAACTACCTGGCCCAGCCGGACCACACCATGGATGCCCGCATCGCAGCCGCTCGCGAGATCCTTGGCAAGGATGTTGTGCTGCTTGGCCACCACTATCAACGCGATGAGGTCATTCGGTTTGCCGACTACACCGGCGACAGCTACAAGCTGAGCAAAGTCGCCTGCGAGACGGACTCGAAGTACATGATCTTCTGCGGCGTGCACTTTATGGCCGAGACCGCCGATGTACTCGCTAAACCATGGCAGCAAGTGATTTTGCCGGACCTAAATGCTGGCTGCTCGATGGCCGACATGGCTGAGATAGGCCAGGTCGAGGACTGCTGGGACTCGCTGGAACGCGCAGGGCTGACTGGCGATCTAATCCCGCTGACTTATATGAACTCCGCCGCTGCTATTAAGGCGTTCTGCGGCGAGCGCGGCGGGCTGGTCTGCACCTCGTCGAACGCTCGCGGAGCCTTCGAGTGGGCCTTTGCGCGTGCGGGGAAGATTCTCTTTCTCCCCGACCAGCACCTCGGGCGCAATACCGCCTTTGCCATGGGCATTCCGCTGAACGAGATGGTTGTTTGGGATCCGTACCAGATCAACGGGGGCGTGAGTCCGGATCGCTTGAAGGCCGCAAAGGTCATTCTGTGGAAGGGGCATTGCTCGGTGCATCAGCGTTTTCTGCCTGAGCACGTCGACCGCGTCCGCGCCAACTATCCGGGGATGCAGGTGATCGTGCATCCGGAGTGCCGCTGGGAGGTCTGCCAGAAGGCTGACGCCATCGGCTCGACCGAGCGCATCATCGAGGTAATTGAGAAGGCTCCGGAAGGTTCAAGCTTTGCCGTCGGCACCGAGATTCATCTGGTCAATCGGATGGCGAAGCGGTTCGCTCCGCTGGGCAAGAAAGTTATCACGCTCGACGACGCTGGATGCCTGTGCACGACGATGTATCGCATTTCGCCACAACACCTTGCGTGGGCGCTCGAAAATCTGGTCGAAAACAGGGTTGTGAATCGCATCCATGTGGACGATGATGTGAAGCACTGGGCGAAGGTGGCCCTCGATCGCATGCTGGAGATACGGGTGTGA